From the genome of Mycobacterium dioxanotrophicus, one region includes:
- the lon gene encoding endopeptidase La produces MSEQISVPVLFVQEPILLPGMVVPIGLDDAARAAVDAAQASESGKLLIAPRLDDRYPTHGVIASIVQVGRVPGGGAAAVVRGERRAHIGSGTTGPGAALWVFVEEVGEDPANESTFALAAEYKKLLLAMLQRREAWQIVDVVNKITDPSALADTAGYASYLTDVQKRQLLETADVAERLRVLIDWTSEHLAEVEVNDKIAEDVRSGMDKQQKEFLLRQQLAAIRKELGEGEPEGSDDYRARVEAADLPEKVREAALREVGKLERASEQSPEGGWIRTWLDTVLDLPWNVRTEDSTDLKGAREILDADHHGLDDVKDRIVEYLAVRARRAQRGMAVVGGRGSGAVMVLAGPPGVGKTSLGESVARALGRKFVRVALGGVRDEAEIRGHRRTYVGALPGRIVRAIGEAGSMNPVVLLDEIDKVGSDYRGDPSAALLEVLDPAQNHTFRDHYLELDLDLSDVVFLATANVIENIPSALLDRMELIQLDGYTEDDKVAIARDYLLPRQAERAALTAEEVSVTDAALRKIAADYTREPGVRQFERLLAKALRKVTTKLDDGGIVNVIIDEPDLVDYLGRPRFTPESTERTAVPGVATGLAVTGLGGDVLYIEANANDGEPGLKLTGQLGDVMKESAQIALSYVRAHADQLGVDPKALDRQIHVHVPAGAVPKDGPSAGVTMVTALVSMATGRQVRGDVGMTGEVTLNGRVLPIGGVKQKLLAAQRAGLKTVFIPIRNEPDLDDVPAEVLEALEVKPMTDVADIIAQALEPAEQLATAAA; encoded by the coding sequence ATGTCCGAACAAATATCTGTGCCGGTGTTGTTCGTCCAAGAACCGATCCTGCTGCCGGGCATGGTGGTGCCGATCGGGCTCGACGACGCTGCCCGTGCGGCTGTCGATGCAGCTCAAGCGAGCGAATCCGGCAAACTGCTGATCGCGCCACGCCTGGACGACCGCTACCCGACCCACGGCGTGATCGCGTCGATCGTGCAGGTGGGCCGTGTACCCGGGGGCGGCGCCGCCGCCGTCGTCCGCGGTGAACGGCGCGCCCACATCGGATCCGGCACCACCGGACCCGGCGCCGCGCTGTGGGTTTTCGTCGAGGAGGTCGGTGAAGATCCGGCGAACGAGTCGACATTCGCGCTGGCCGCCGAATACAAGAAGCTGCTGCTGGCGATGCTGCAACGCCGTGAGGCCTGGCAGATCGTCGACGTGGTCAACAAGATCACCGACCCCTCGGCGCTGGCCGACACCGCCGGTTACGCGTCGTACCTGACCGACGTCCAGAAGCGTCAGCTGCTGGAAACCGCCGACGTGGCCGAGCGGCTGCGGGTCCTGATCGACTGGACCAGCGAGCACCTGGCCGAGGTCGAGGTCAACGACAAGATCGCCGAGGATGTCCGCTCGGGCATGGACAAGCAGCAGAAGGAATTCCTGCTGCGCCAGCAGCTGGCCGCCATCCGCAAGGAACTGGGTGAAGGCGAGCCCGAAGGGTCCGATGACTACCGGGCCCGTGTCGAAGCCGCCGACCTGCCCGAAAAGGTGCGCGAGGCCGCGCTGCGTGAGGTCGGCAAGCTCGAGCGCGCCAGCGAACAGAGCCCCGAGGGTGGCTGGATCCGCACCTGGCTCGATACCGTGCTGGACCTGCCGTGGAACGTCAGGACCGAGGATTCGACGGACCTCAAGGGGGCCCGCGAAATTCTGGACGCCGATCACCACGGGCTCGACGACGTCAAGGACCGCATCGTTGAATACCTGGCCGTGCGGGCCCGTCGCGCCCAGCGCGGCATGGCCGTCGTCGGCGGACGTGGTTCGGGTGCCGTGATGGTGCTGGCCGGCCCGCCCGGGGTCGGCAAGACGTCGCTGGGTGAGTCCGTTGCCCGCGCGCTGGGCCGCAAGTTCGTGCGGGTCGCCCTCGGCGGCGTGCGTGACGAAGCCGAGATCCGTGGCCACCGCCGCACCTACGTCGGCGCGCTGCCCGGCCGTATCGTGCGGGCCATCGGCGAGGCAGGTTCGATGAATCCCGTTGTGCTGCTGGACGAGATCGACAAGGTGGGCTCCGACTACCGGGGCGATCCGTCGGCCGCGCTGCTGGAGGTGCTGGACCCCGCGCAGAACCACACGTTCCGCGACCACTACCTGGAGCTGGACCTGGACCTGTCCGACGTGGTGTTCCTGGCGACGGCCAACGTCATCGAGAACATCCCGTCCGCCCTGCTGGACCGCATGGAGCTGATCCAGCTCGATGGCTACACCGAGGACGACAAGGTCGCCATCGCACGCGACTACCTGCTCCCCCGGCAGGCCGAACGCGCGGCCCTGACGGCCGAGGAGGTGTCGGTGACCGACGCCGCCCTGCGCAAGATCGCCGCGGACTACACCCGCGAGCCGGGCGTGCGGCAGTTCGAGCGGTTGCTGGCCAAGGCGTTGCGCAAGGTCACCACGAAACTCGACGACGGCGGAATCGTGAACGTCATCATTGATGAGCCGGATCTCGTTGACTACCTGGGCCGTCCGCGGTTCACGCCGGAATCCACCGAGCGCACCGCGGTGCCGGGGGTGGCGACCGGTCTGGCCGTCACAGGTCTGGGCGGCGACGTGCTCTACATCGAGGCCAACGCCAACGATGGGGAGCCGGGGCTCAAGCTGACCGGTCAGCTGGGTGATGTGATGAAGGAGTCGGCGCAGATCGCGCTGTCCTACGTGCGGGCACACGCCGACCAGTTGGGCGTCGACCCGAAGGCACTGGATCGGCAGATTCACGTGCACGTGCCCGCGGGCGCGGTGCCCAAGGACGGCCCGTCGGCCGGCGTCACGATGGTCACGGCACTGGTGTCGATGGCCACCGGGCGCCAAGTGCGCGGCGACGTCGGCATGACCGGCGAGGTCACGCTGAACGGGCGGGTGCTGCCCATCGGCGGCGTCAAGCAGAAACTGCTTGCGGCGCAACGGGCCGGGCTCAAGACGGTCTTCATCCCGATTCGCAACGAGCCCGATCTCGACGACGTGCCCGCGGAGGTGTTGGAGGCGTTGGAGGTCAAGCCGATGACCGACGTCGCCGACATCATCGCCCAGGCGCTGGAGCCGGCTGAACAGCTCGCGACGGCGGCGGCCTGA
- the cycA gene encoding D-serine/D-alanine/glycine transporter, with product MTSDTSTGERHLSRQLPNRHIQLIAIGGAIGTGLFMGSGKTVSLAGPSVIFVYMIIGFMLFFVMRAMGELLLSNLHYKSFADFAADLLGPWAGFFTGWTYWFCWIVTGVADVVAISGYVTYWWPHLPLWIPALVTVGVLIGLNLPTVRAFGETEFWFALIKIVAIGALIVVGLVMVFTSFEAPGGAHASFANLWNDGGFFPTGPMGFVAGFQIATFAFVGIELVGTTAAEAKNPEKNLPKAINSIPVRVMLFYVAALAVIISVTPWREISADRSPFVAMFSLAGLGVAASVVNFVVLTSATSSANSGIYSTSRMVYGLAQEGDAPSAFGKLTSRHVPANALFLSGVFLLSGVVMVAVGGSIIEAFTIVTTISSLCFMFVWTIILASYIVYRRTRPQLHEESKFKMPGGIAMCVVVLAFFVFLVWAFTQKADTLHALLVTPVWFIVLGIAWSVLRSRPRHLAREVAFRAELESQDTTDE from the coding sequence GTGACGTCAGATACCTCTACGGGCGAGCGGCACCTCTCCCGTCAGCTGCCCAACCGGCACATCCAGCTCATCGCGATCGGCGGGGCGATCGGCACCGGGTTGTTCATGGGCTCGGGCAAGACCGTCTCGCTGGCGGGCCCGTCGGTGATCTTCGTGTACATGATCATCGGCTTCATGCTCTTCTTCGTCATGCGGGCGATGGGCGAGCTGCTGCTGTCGAACCTGCACTACAAGTCGTTCGCGGATTTCGCCGCTGACCTGCTCGGTCCGTGGGCCGGTTTCTTCACCGGCTGGACGTACTGGTTCTGCTGGATCGTCACCGGCGTTGCCGACGTGGTCGCGATCTCGGGCTACGTCACCTACTGGTGGCCGCATCTGCCGCTGTGGATCCCGGCCTTGGTGACCGTCGGCGTGCTGATCGGGTTGAACCTGCCCACGGTGCGGGCGTTCGGGGAAACCGAATTCTGGTTCGCGTTGATCAAGATCGTCGCGATCGGCGCTCTCATCGTGGTGGGTCTGGTGATGGTGTTCACCAGCTTCGAAGCCCCGGGCGGAGCCCATGCCAGCTTCGCCAACCTGTGGAATGACGGCGGCTTCTTCCCCACCGGCCCAATGGGATTCGTGGCCGGCTTTCAGATCGCCACGTTCGCGTTCGTCGGCATCGAACTGGTCGGCACCACCGCGGCCGAGGCCAAGAACCCCGAGAAGAACCTGCCCAAGGCGATCAACTCGATCCCGGTGCGCGTGATGCTGTTCTACGTCGCAGCGCTGGCCGTCATCATCTCGGTCACCCCGTGGCGCGAGATCAGCGCCGACCGCAGCCCGTTCGTCGCGATGTTCAGCCTCGCCGGCCTGGGCGTCGCCGCGTCGGTGGTCAACTTCGTGGTGCTCACCTCGGCGACCTCGTCGGCCAACTCCGGCATCTACTCCACCTCGCGGATGGTCTACGGCCTGGCCCAGGAAGGCGATGCGCCATCGGCCTTCGGCAAACTCACCTCGCGCCACGTGCCGGCCAACGCGCTATTCCTGTCCGGGGTGTTCCTGTTGTCGGGTGTGGTGATGGTGGCCGTCGGCGGCTCGATCATCGAGGCGTTCACCATCGTCACCACCATCTCGTCGCTGTGCTTCATGTTCGTCTGGACGATCATCCTGGCCAGCTACATCGTCTACCGCCGCACCCGCCCGCAGCTGCACGAGGAATCGAAGTTCAAGATGCCCGGCGGCATCGCGATGTGTGTGGTGGTGCTGGCGTTCTTCGTGTTCCTGGTGTGGGCTTTCACTCAGAAGGCCGACACCCTGCACGCGCTGCTGGTCACCCCGGTGTGGTTCATCGTGCTCGGCATCGCCTGGTCCGTGTTGCGGAGCAGGCCGCGGCACCTGGCCCGGGAGGTCGCGTTCCGCGCCGAGCTGGAATCCCAGGACACCACGGACGAGTGA
- a CDS encoding TfoX/Sxy family protein has translation MAFDPDLADRIRELVAAEHGVEEKRMFGGLAFLINGNMAIAANRGGGLLVRVPPEDTEQLLSREHVELMVMGGREMRGWLRVDAAGVRTKRQLQGWVSRGVGFASGLPPK, from the coding sequence ATGGCCTTCGACCCCGACCTCGCTGACCGGATCCGTGAACTCGTCGCCGCCGAACACGGGGTCGAGGAGAAGCGTATGTTCGGCGGACTGGCGTTCCTGATCAACGGCAACATGGCGATCGCGGCCAACCGCGGTGGCGGGCTACTGGTACGGGTGCCGCCGGAGGACACCGAGCAGTTGCTGAGCCGCGAGCACGTCGAGCTGATGGTGATGGGCGGACGCGAGATGCGCGGCTGGCTGCGCGTCGACGCGGCCGGGGTGCGCACCAAGCGGCAACTGCAGGGCTGGGTTTCGCGCGGCGTCGGTTTCGCCAGCGGCCTGCCACCCAAGTAA
- a CDS encoding endonuclease — MAKDDLVRRLLDTAGTTYAEQAGIHLRDKPMPLFELLAMCMLASKPIDAEIATQAARELFSCGLRTPRAVLDADRQTMIEAFGRAHYARYDESSATRMSAIAAAVRDEYGGDLRRLADTSEHDTHAAKRLLMRFKGIGDTGADIYLREVQDTWPWVRPYFDDRALAAAADLGLPDTPAALGQIAPRDTAKLAAALIRVSLDADLHAELTDGSKSSA; from the coding sequence ATGGCCAAAGACGATCTGGTCCGGCGCCTGCTCGACACCGCCGGGACGACATACGCCGAACAAGCCGGTATTCACCTGCGGGACAAGCCCATGCCGCTGTTCGAGCTACTCGCGATGTGCATGCTCGCGAGCAAGCCGATCGACGCCGAGATCGCTACGCAGGCCGCCCGCGAATTGTTCAGCTGCGGGTTGCGCACGCCGCGGGCGGTGCTCGACGCCGACCGGCAGACGATGATCGAGGCGTTCGGCCGGGCGCACTACGCCCGGTACGACGAGAGCTCCGCCACCCGAATGTCGGCGATCGCGGCGGCGGTGCGCGACGAGTATGGCGGAGATCTGCGCCGGCTCGCCGACACGAGCGAGCACGACACTCATGCGGCCAAGCGATTGCTGATGCGGTTCAAGGGAATCGGCGACACCGGCGCAGACATCTACCTGCGCGAAGTGCAGGACACCTGGCCGTGGGTACGTCCATATTTCGACGATCGCGCGCTGGCCGCCGCGGCGGATCTCGGACTGCCCGACACTCCTGCGGCGCTGGGCCAGATCGCGCCGCGCGATACCGCCAAACTGGCTGCAGCCCTGATCCGGGTTTCGCTGGATGCGGATCTGCACGCCGAGCTGACCGACGGCTCGAAGTCCAGCGCATGA
- a CDS encoding VC0807 family protein gives MSQDHSLRPVMRGILLDVAPPLLAYYGLRAAGVSEYVALLTATVLAGIKVSYDAIKARRLDPFAGYLMLNFGLSLAVGLATSDARMLMVGNTLVGGIGAVVFLGSCFIGTPLTQIVAERVRVISGENPDPGEAEFKRRVNVSLSAMWGIGLLLGTLISLAIIFSLSVDVANGVNTVVSLAFTAVLMVVTVVMAKRARAKWDHLREQTSA, from the coding sequence GTGAGCCAAGATCACTCACTGCGCCCCGTGATGCGGGGCATCCTGCTCGATGTCGCCCCACCCCTGCTCGCCTACTACGGGCTGCGCGCCGCAGGAGTGTCGGAATACGTCGCACTGCTGACGGCCACCGTGCTCGCGGGGATCAAGGTGTCATACGACGCGATCAAGGCCCGCCGCCTCGATCCGTTCGCGGGCTACCTGATGCTGAACTTCGGCCTGAGCCTCGCGGTCGGCCTGGCTACCTCGGATGCCCGAATGCTCATGGTCGGCAACACCCTCGTCGGGGGCATCGGTGCGGTCGTGTTCCTGGGCAGCTGCTTCATCGGCACACCGCTGACCCAGATCGTCGCCGAGCGGGTCCGGGTCATCTCCGGGGAGAACCCCGACCCCGGCGAGGCGGAGTTCAAGAGGCGCGTCAACGTTTCGCTCTCAGCGATGTGGGGCATCGGATTGCTGCTCGGGACGCTGATCAGTTTGGCGATCATCTTTTCGCTGTCCGTCGACGTCGCGAACGGTGTGAACACGGTCGTATCGCTGGCGTTCACGGCCGTGCTGATGGTGGTGACGGTCGTGATGGCCAAGCGGGCCAGGGCCAAATGGGACCACCTCCGGGAACAAACCAGCGCCTGA
- a CDS encoding oxygenase MpaB family protein → MSVGNDVLATRISVKRRTSRWDDYPVSVADAMDFWAFAAGAANVIMQLARPGVGYGVVQSPVDSGNLLKHPWKRARTTFSYLAVAILGSPDDRKAFRAAVDVAHRQVRSGPSSPVAYNAFDRDLQLWVAACLFVGLEDTYQLLRGEMSTEQAEQFYQSAATLGTTLQVTQDQWPATRVEFDSYWDAACRQVAIDDVVGAYLHDLVALKMVNPLLRVPFRPLLRFLTAGFLAPVFRDALGVGWGPARQVLFERLFLLVSFGNRFLPVFLRQGGSYLLLADVRRRARAGRPLI, encoded by the coding sequence ATGTCTGTGGGCAACGACGTTCTCGCCACCCGGATCTCGGTGAAACGCCGCACCTCCCGGTGGGACGACTACCCGGTCAGTGTCGCCGACGCCATGGACTTCTGGGCCTTCGCCGCGGGCGCGGCCAACGTCATCATGCAGCTGGCCCGCCCGGGCGTCGGGTACGGAGTGGTGCAAAGCCCGGTCGACTCGGGCAATCTCCTCAAACATCCGTGGAAGCGGGCCCGCACCACGTTCAGTTATCTGGCCGTCGCCATCCTGGGCAGCCCCGACGATCGAAAGGCGTTCCGCGCCGCCGTCGATGTCGCGCACCGGCAGGTGCGGTCAGGGCCGTCAAGCCCGGTGGCCTACAACGCCTTCGACCGGGACCTGCAGCTGTGGGTGGCGGCCTGCCTGTTCGTCGGGTTGGAGGACACCTACCAACTGTTGCGTGGCGAGATGTCCACCGAGCAGGCCGAGCAGTTCTACCAGTCCGCGGCAACACTGGGCACCACTCTGCAGGTCACGCAGGACCAGTGGCCTGCCACTCGCGTCGAATTCGACAGCTACTGGGATGCCGCGTGCCGGCAGGTGGCCATCGACGACGTCGTCGGCGCCTACCTGCACGACCTGGTCGCACTGAAGATGGTGAATCCACTGCTGCGGGTGCCGTTCCGACCGTTGCTGCGGTTTCTCACCGCGGGCTTTCTGGCCCCGGTGTTCCGTGACGCGCTGGGTGTCGGCTGGGGGCCGGCGCGCCAGGTGCTCTTCGAGCGGCTGTTCCTGCTGGTGTCGTTCGGCAACCGATTCCTGCCCGTGTTCCTCCGGCAGGGCGGCAGCTACCTGCTGCTGGCCGATGTTCGCCGGCGGGCCCGGGCCGGCCGCCCGCTGATCTGA
- a CDS encoding arylsulfatase — protein sequence MSDVQGDQLVAPVLPGGGVLPFPPVGSGSTAGRTLQESTYSPRPAPKRLHENSPNVVIVLIDDAGPGLPSTFGGEVTTATLDRICGEGVSYNRFHTTAMCSPTRASLLTGRNHHEIGNGQIAELANDWDGYAGKIPRSSATVAEVLKQYGYATSAFGKWHNTPAEETTAAGPFDNWPTGLGFEYFYGFLAGEASQYEPNLVRNTTVVAPPKTPEEGYHLSEDLADDAISWLHRHKAFNADKPFFMYWASGCLHGPHHIMKEWADKYAGKFDDGWDAYRQRVFERAKDKGWIPQDCELTPRDDAMAAWDDIPEDEKPFQRRLMEVAAGYAEHVDVQVGRIADELEALGYADNTLFFYIWGDNGSSGEGQNGTIAELLAQNGIPTTVRQHIDALDELGGLDVLGSPLVDNQYHAAWAWAGSTPYKGMKLLASHLGGTRNPMAVRWPAKVTAEAAPRDVFLHCNDVVPTIYDVVGIEPPRVVNGEPQMPLAGASFARTLADRNAPGGKKTQYFEVMGSRGIYHDGWMASARGPRLPWVPGQPPGIATWTPDNDTWELYHLDEDWSQAHDLADQMPEKLAQMREMFMVEAARNAVLPIGGGLWVPVYHPELRIAPPYTEWDFSGDTVRMPEFCAPALGNKNNVVTIDADIPANANGVLYALGAAAGGLTLYLDEGYLCYEYNLFILSRTKIRTADKVPPGRATITVTTQYAEPRPAGPLDVTVARDGETIAAGQVPISAPLLFTANDCLDIGTCLGSPVSLDYRERAPFPFEGRIHRVHVAYT from the coding sequence GTGTCTGACGTGCAGGGTGATCAGTTGGTGGCGCCGGTTCTACCCGGAGGCGGGGTTTTGCCGTTTCCGCCCGTCGGGTCGGGCAGCACTGCGGGCCGCACGTTGCAGGAGTCGACGTACAGTCCGCGCCCGGCGCCCAAGCGTCTGCACGAGAACTCGCCCAACGTCGTCATCGTCCTCATCGATGACGCCGGCCCCGGTTTGCCGTCGACGTTCGGCGGTGAGGTGACCACCGCGACGCTGGACCGGATCTGCGGCGAAGGCGTCTCCTACAACCGCTTTCACACCACGGCCATGTGCTCGCCGACGCGGGCATCGTTGCTGACCGGCCGCAACCATCACGAGATCGGTAACGGCCAGATCGCCGAACTGGCCAATGACTGGGACGGTTACGCCGGCAAGATCCCGCGGTCCAGCGCGACAGTCGCCGAGGTGCTCAAGCAGTACGGCTACGCAACCTCTGCGTTCGGCAAGTGGCACAACACCCCAGCCGAGGAGACCACCGCCGCCGGACCGTTCGACAACTGGCCCACCGGCCTGGGCTTCGAATACTTCTACGGCTTCCTCGCCGGTGAGGCCTCGCAGTACGAGCCGAACCTGGTGCGCAACACGACCGTCGTCGCCCCGCCCAAGACGCCCGAAGAGGGCTACCACCTGTCCGAGGACCTCGCCGACGACGCGATCTCCTGGCTGCACCGGCACAAGGCTTTCAACGCCGACAAGCCGTTCTTCATGTACTGGGCCAGCGGCTGCCTGCACGGACCACACCACATCATGAAGGAGTGGGCGGACAAGTACGCGGGCAAGTTCGACGACGGGTGGGACGCCTACCGGCAGCGCGTATTCGAACGTGCCAAGGACAAGGGGTGGATCCCGCAGGACTGCGAGTTGACCCCGCGTGATGACGCCATGGCGGCCTGGGATGACATCCCCGAGGACGAGAAGCCGTTCCAGCGCCGTCTGATGGAGGTCGCTGCCGGCTACGCCGAGCATGTCGACGTCCAGGTCGGCCGGATCGCCGATGAGCTCGAAGCGCTGGGCTACGCCGACAACACCCTGTTCTTCTACATCTGGGGTGACAACGGTTCGTCGGGAGAAGGCCAGAACGGCACCATTGCGGAACTCTTGGCGCAGAACGGAATTCCCACCACCGTCCGTCAGCACATCGACGCCCTGGACGAACTCGGCGGCCTGGATGTCCTCGGTTCGCCGCTGGTCGACAACCAGTACCACGCGGCGTGGGCGTGGGCGGGCAGCACCCCCTACAAGGGAATGAAACTGCTCGCATCGCACCTCGGTGGCACCCGCAACCCGATGGCGGTGCGCTGGCCGGCCAAGGTCACGGCCGAGGCCGCGCCCCGCGATGTGTTCCTGCACTGCAACGATGTCGTGCCGACCATCTACGACGTCGTCGGCATCGAGCCGCCGCGGGTGGTCAACGGCGAGCCGCAGATGCCGCTCGCCGGTGCGAGTTTCGCCCGCACCCTGGCCGACCGAAATGCGCCCGGCGGCAAGAAGACCCAGTATTTCGAAGTCATGGGCAGTCGGGGCATCTATCACGACGGGTGGATGGCCTCGGCCCGCGGTCCCCGGCTGCCGTGGGTGCCCGGCCAGCCGCCGGGTATCGCCACCTGGACCCCCGACAACGACACGTGGGAGCTGTACCACCTCGACGAAGACTGGTCACAGGCACACGATCTCGCCGACCAGATGCCCGAGAAGCTGGCGCAGATGCGAGAGATGTTCATGGTCGAGGCTGCCCGTAATGCGGTGCTGCCCATCGGCGGTGGCCTGTGGGTGCCGGTCTACCACCCCGAACTGCGCATCGCCCCACCGTACACAGAATGGGATTTCTCGGGCGACACCGTACGCATGCCCGAGTTCTGTGCTCCCGCCCTGGGCAACAAGAACAACGTCGTCACCATCGACGCGGACATACCCGCCAACGCCAACGGCGTGCTGTACGCACTCGGCGCCGCGGCGGGCGGGTTGACCCTGTATCTCGACGAGGGCTACCTCTGCTACGAGTACAACCTGTTCATCTTGTCGCGCACCAAGATCCGCACGGCAGACAAGGTGCCGCCGGGACGCGCGACCATCACGGTCACCACCCAGTACGCCGAGCCACGCCCGGCCGGCCCACTCGACGTCACCGTCGCACGCGACGGTGAGACGATCGCCGCTGGACAGGTTCCGATCAGCGCGCCGTTGCTGTTCACCGCCAACGACTGCCTCGACATCGGCACCTGCCTCGGCTCACCGGTGTCGCTGGACTACCGCGAACGTGCGCCGTTCCCGTTCGAAGGGCGCATCCACCGCGTGCACGTCGCCTACACCTAG
- a CDS encoding DUF1254 domain-containing protein, with protein sequence MVATTACSPSSSDKSDNPDKPTSGQLTPDEAKAIALDAYVYGYSLVTVEMTRRVMTNVENVGGTRAPMGQLMRMREYPNAQFRDVTAPNADTLYTNGFIDVKNEPWVLSLPDAHDRYYLFPMLDGYTNVFEVPGKRTTGTGPQTYAITGPGWKGTLPAGVKEYKSPTSTVWLLGRIYCDGTPQDYAAVHKMQDEISLVPLSSYGKPYTPPAGTVDPTIDMKTPVRDQVNNMSTEAFFDLMATLMKDNPPTAADRPIVDKMAQIGIVPGEKFDINKLGPDVAAALQSVPKEGVEKILARFTATDAINGWRFTTQTGQYGTDYLQRAMITYIGLGANRPQDAVYPTSEADTSGQPYDGSNRYTLHFDKGQFPPVEGFWSLTMYDEGYFFVDNPLNRYTLSQRNTFVPNPDGSVDLYLQHDNPGPDKEANWLPAPAGKFNLMLRLYWPKETPPSIIDGTWKPPAVTKVA encoded by the coding sequence ATGGTCGCGACGACGGCGTGTTCACCGTCGTCGTCCGACAAATCCGACAACCCCGACAAGCCCACCTCGGGCCAACTCACACCCGACGAGGCCAAAGCCATCGCGCTGGATGCCTATGTCTACGGGTATTCCCTTGTGACCGTTGAGATGACCCGGCGAGTGATGACCAACGTCGAGAACGTGGGCGGCACGCGCGCACCCATGGGCCAGTTGATGCGGATGCGGGAATACCCGAACGCGCAATTCCGCGATGTCACCGCGCCCAACGCCGACACCCTGTACACGAACGGCTTCATCGACGTCAAGAACGAGCCGTGGGTGCTGAGTCTGCCCGACGCTCACGACCGCTACTACCTGTTCCCGATGCTCGACGGCTACACCAACGTCTTCGAGGTCCCCGGGAAACGCACCACCGGCACCGGCCCGCAGACCTACGCCATCACCGGTCCAGGCTGGAAGGGCACGCTGCCCGCCGGGGTGAAAGAGTACAAGTCACCGACCTCGACGGTGTGGCTGCTGGGCCGCATCTACTGCGATGGCACACCGCAGGATTATGCCGCCGTCCACAAGATGCAGGACGAGATCTCGCTGGTGCCATTGAGCTCGTACGGCAAGCCCTACACCCCGCCGGCAGGCACGGTCGATCCCACCATCGACATGAAGACACCGGTCCGTGACCAGGTCAACAACATGAGCACCGAAGCGTTCTTCGACCTGATGGCCACGTTGATGAAGGACAACCCGCCGACAGCTGCCGACCGGCCGATCGTGGACAAGATGGCCCAGATCGGCATCGTGCCCGGCGAGAAGTTCGACATCAACAAGCTCGGCCCTGACGTCGCCGCCGCCCTGCAGTCGGTCCCCAAAGAGGGCGTCGAGAAGATCTTGGCCCGCTTCACCGCGACCGACGCCATCAACGGCTGGCGGTTCACCACGCAGACCGGTCAGTACGGCACCGACTACCTGCAGCGCGCGATGATCACCTACATCGGTCTCGGCGCAAACCGGCCGCAGGACGCGGTGTACCCCACGTCGGAAGCCGACACCAGTGGCCAGCCCTACGACGGCTCCAACAGGTACACACTGCATTTCGACAAGGGCCAGTTCCCGCCCGTCGAGGGCTTCTGGTCGTTGACCATGTACGACGAGGGCTACTTCTTCGTCGACAATCCGCTCAACCGCTACACCCTGAGCCAGCGAAACACCTTTGTTCCCAACCCTGACGGGTCGGTGGACCTCTACCTGCAGCACGACAATCCGGGACCGGACAAGGAAGCCAACTGGCTGCCCGCACCGGCAGGCAAGTTCAATCTCATGCTGCGTCTGTACTGGCCCAAGGAAACTCCGCCGTCGATCATCGACGGCACCTGGAAGCCACCGGCCGTCACGAAGGTCGCCTGA